In a single window of the Phycisphaerales bacterium genome:
- a CDS encoding (deoxy)nucleoside triphosphate pyrophosphohydrolase: MATTRMFAIMLGTMADGRYQAGPKFVHQVALALVHRDDLWLVAKRHAHAHLGGLWEFPGGKLHPGESPEECAVRELVEECGVVATVEHTLPTVVCEYNDRIVHLVPVICRWVRGEAQPLASDACLWVTRDQLLRLDMPAVNAGIIHTAMDDSR, encoded by the coding sequence TTGGCGACCACACGAATGTTCGCAATCATGCTCGGCACCATGGCCGACGGCAGGTACCAAGCCGGTCCCAAGTTCGTGCACCAAGTCGCACTCGCGCTGGTCCATCGTGATGACCTCTGGCTCGTCGCGAAACGACATGCCCATGCCCACCTGGGTGGCCTGTGGGAGTTTCCTGGTGGCAAGTTGCACCCCGGGGAGTCGCCCGAGGAGTGTGCCGTTCGTGAACTGGTGGAAGAATGCGGCGTGGTGGCAACCGTCGAACACACTCTGCCCACAGTCGTCTGCGAATATAACGACCGCATCGTCCACCTCGTCCCTGTCATTTGTCGCTGGGTGCGGGGCGAGGCCCAGCCGCTCGCTAGCGACGCTTGCCTGTGGGTGACGCGGGATCAACTCCTCCGGCTCGACATGCCGGCTGTGAATGCGGGCATCATTCATACTGCAATGGACGATTCCAGGTAG
- a CDS encoding biotin--[acetyl-CoA-carboxylase] ligase — MPYRPLKPSDLLPKGPLRRVGQHVYLHDSLPSTNAFLLAEAGSVGDGAVVAAEYQTAGRGRLGRRWEAPRGSSLLVSILLIEPPDSPLLTPAALLAAVAACEAVTAATTCEPQIRWPNDVVCDGRKLGGVLAESRPLGRKRALVLGIGLNCLQHRGHFAGDLATKATSLELECTQRVERGPIAAALLARLDAWIAEVSQTSEGPVALWRAWRMRCPDVGARVTLHHDARTYTGTAVDVTDEGHLIVELDEGGRRVFAAETTTRDW, encoded by the coding sequence ATGCCGTACCGCCCCCTGAAGCCATCGGATCTGCTTCCCAAGGGCCCGCTGCGGCGCGTGGGGCAGCATGTGTACCTCCATGACAGTCTGCCGAGCACGAATGCGTTCCTGCTGGCCGAGGCCGGGAGCGTCGGTGACGGCGCGGTGGTCGCGGCAGAGTACCAAACCGCCGGCCGCGGCCGACTTGGACGGCGATGGGAAGCACCGCGCGGCTCCTCCTTACTTGTAAGCATACTCCTGATCGAGCCGCCGGATTCTCCGCTACTGACCCCGGCAGCGCTGCTCGCCGCCGTTGCGGCCTGTGAAGCCGTCACGGCTGCGACGACATGTGAGCCGCAGATTCGCTGGCCCAATGACGTGGTATGTGACGGGCGCAAGCTGGGGGGGGTGCTGGCAGAGTCGCGCCCTCTTGGCAGGAAGCGAGCTCTCGTTTTGGGGATCGGGCTCAACTGCCTGCAGCACCGTGGGCACTTTGCCGGAGATCTGGCTACGAAAGCGACGTCACTCGAATTGGAGTGCACGCAACGCGTGGAGCGCGGCCCCATCGCCGCGGCGCTGCTTGCTCGACTCGATGCCTGGATCGCCGAGGTGTCTCAAACATCGGAAGGCCCTGTGGCGCTCTGGCGGGCCTGGCGCATGAGGTGCCCCGATGTAGGCGCGCGTGTTACACTGCACCATGATGCCCGGACGTACACGGGCACGGCCGTGGACGTAACCGACGAGGGCCACCTCATCGTTGAGCTCGATGAGGGCGGGAGGCGCGTGTTTGCCGCGGAAACGACGACGCGGGACTGGTAA
- a CDS encoding TolC family protein, which produces MLADVLKVPAAWDVPAERLQAIAHSARLDLRMMEDSVAMAEALAKLERVRFLRSVEVGFAFELAERRSRGDRKWLAEAFFDSLQSGAPTPPNFLPREPQGIDTLAGPTLSVELPLWDQNQAQIAKADYLLEQARQRRDALRVTAAQDIYASLARVRTATENAEFYRREFVPTAERNVALAQEGYRIGRVAFLSLLEAQRAYLATRASELDALQAAALAEIELERVTGRPADVLRNTARTTVESTEELTPGSRTEECAS; this is translated from the coding sequence GTGCTCGCTGATGTTCTGAAAGTCCCCGCCGCGTGGGATGTACCTGCGGAGCGGCTGCAAGCGATCGCGCACTCGGCACGGCTCGACTTGCGCATGATGGAAGATTCCGTCGCAATGGCCGAAGCGCTGGCCAAGCTCGAACGCGTTCGCTTCCTACGATCCGTAGAGGTCGGTTTCGCGTTCGAACTGGCGGAACGACGCTCCCGCGGCGACCGGAAATGGCTGGCCGAAGCGTTCTTCGACTCGCTGCAATCAGGGGCTCCGACGCCGCCCAACTTCCTGCCGCGTGAACCGCAGGGCATCGACACGTTGGCCGGGCCGACGCTGTCGGTGGAGTTGCCGCTCTGGGACCAGAACCAGGCACAGATCGCCAAAGCGGATTACCTGCTCGAGCAGGCCCGGCAGCGTCGTGATGCGTTGCGGGTGACCGCGGCACAGGACATTTACGCGTCTCTGGCGCGCGTCCGGACAGCGACGGAGAATGCCGAGTTCTATCGCCGGGAGTTCGTTCCGACCGCCGAGCGCAACGTAGCACTCGCTCAGGAGGGCTACCGCATCGGTCGCGTGGCATTCCTGTCGTTGCTGGAGGCGCAGCGGGCCTACCTGGCGACGCGGGCGAGCGAGCTCGATGCGTTACAAGCCGCCGCCCTGGCCGAAATAGAACTAGAACGCGTCACGGGACGACCGGCGGACGTGTTGCGCAACACGGCGCGAACGACGGTTGAATCCACTGAAGAATTGACACCTGGTTCGAGGACCGAGGAGTGTGCCTCATGA
- the ruvB gene encoding Holliday junction branch migration DNA helicase RuvB, producing the protein MAIERFFTSGPAEDERFLTSLRPRTLAECVGQEVVRTQLSISLAAARKRGEPLDHVLLDGPPGLGKTTLAHIIAEEMGATIRVTSGPAIARQGDLMMLLTQLDQGDVLFIDEIHRLAKVVEEFLYPALEDFRVDYTTESGIGGRTVNFALKRFTLVGATTRAGMLSAALRDRFGLLFHLDFYSEPELIRILARSAALLRIPTDEPALERLAGRSRGTPRIANRLLRRVRDYAEVRHDGTLTVPIVDAALDILQIDRQGLDNLDRGYLRALMDHYDGGPAGIEAIAATMGHERDTLEDVVEPYLLQIGFVIRTPRGRVARPRAYEHVGKSPPRRLPEDESLFAEPGGAGGPP; encoded by the coding sequence ATGGCGATCGAACGGTTCTTCACCAGCGGCCCTGCGGAGGATGAACGCTTCCTCACCTCGCTGCGGCCGCGTACCCTCGCAGAATGTGTCGGCCAGGAGGTTGTGCGTACACAGCTCAGCATCTCGCTGGCCGCCGCTCGCAAACGTGGCGAGCCGCTCGATCACGTGCTGCTCGACGGTCCCCCGGGATTGGGTAAGACCACGCTCGCCCACATCATTGCCGAGGAGATGGGTGCGACGATTCGGGTGACCAGCGGACCGGCGATCGCGCGGCAGGGGGACCTGATGATGCTGCTCACGCAGCTCGATCAGGGGGATGTGCTCTTCATCGACGAAATCCACCGACTCGCCAAGGTCGTCGAGGAGTTTCTGTATCCGGCGCTGGAGGACTTCCGCGTCGACTACACGACCGAAAGCGGCATTGGCGGACGAACGGTGAACTTCGCGCTCAAGCGATTCACGCTGGTCGGCGCCACCACGCGGGCCGGTATGCTGTCGGCCGCACTGCGCGACCGCTTCGGATTGCTTTTTCACCTGGATTTTTACAGCGAACCGGAACTCATCCGCATCCTCGCGCGCAGCGCCGCACTCCTGCGTATCCCGACGGATGAGCCCGCCCTGGAACGGCTTGCGGGGCGTTCGCGGGGTACGCCGCGCATTGCGAATCGACTGCTGCGGCGGGTACGGGACTACGCCGAGGTTCGGCATGATGGCACTCTGACCGTGCCCATCGTGGATGCGGCCCTCGACATCCTGCAGATCGATCGGCAGGGCCTCGACAACCTCGATCGCGGGTACCTGCGCGCCCTGATGGACCATTACGATGGCGGTCCGGCCGGTATCGAGGCCATTGCTGCGACCATGGGACACGAGCGCGACACGCTCGAAGACGTCGTCGAACCCTACCTCCTGCAGATCGGCTTCGTGATTCGCACTCCGCGAGGGCGGGTGGCCCGGCCACGGGCCTACGAACACGTCGGAAAGTCGCCGCCGCGCCGGCTGCCCGAGGATGAATCCCTGTTCGCGGAACCCGGCGGTGCTGGCGGGCCGCCGTAG
- a CDS encoding PhnD/SsuA/transferrin family substrate-binding protein gives MRLRGEAEPLNVALVLSRTAEAAEADNPFDEYIPLQEALSAALNRPLAIEACYPQQVFAGLKEAWYDFVVLTPVQYAELVRSSHPHVPLDVLVTAVDKQSRPSRAAVLVAAQGGPVSTVSAVRGHRVAFGPEGDALTHHAALMLLADAGVRAVDLAKERTVGVRGAELLHLPRATEVLRAVATGAVIAGFIDELEWERFVAGPPGSGPRPEQLLVVARTVALPPRLVLVSAQVPREVRRLARQALLRFGRERPEIFDPLTIGGFVDPEVDALLACDQLLDYDLPTAGPLD, from the coding sequence ATGCGCCTGCGGGGCGAAGCCGAGCCGCTGAATGTGGCATTGGTGCTGTCCCGCACGGCCGAGGCCGCTGAGGCCGACAATCCGTTCGATGAGTACATACCCCTGCAGGAAGCTTTGTCTGCGGCTTTGAACCGTCCTCTCGCGATCGAGGCATGCTATCCGCAACAGGTATTTGCCGGCCTGAAGGAGGCCTGGTACGACTTTGTCGTGCTGACGCCCGTGCAGTATGCCGAGCTCGTGCGCTCGTCGCACCCGCATGTACCGCTGGATGTGCTCGTGACGGCCGTGGACAAACAAAGCCGCCCCTCCCGAGCCGCGGTATTGGTCGCAGCGCAGGGTGGACCCGTCTCGACTGTGTCGGCCGTAAGGGGACACCGGGTGGCCTTCGGCCCTGAAGGTGACGCACTGACGCATCACGCCGCCCTCATGCTGCTGGCGGATGCCGGAGTGCGGGCGGTTGACCTGGCGAAGGAACGTACCGTCGGTGTCCGTGGGGCCGAACTGCTCCACCTGCCGCGCGCGACCGAGGTGCTGCGGGCAGTTGCCACAGGTGCTGTGATCGCGGGCTTCATCGATGAACTCGAGTGGGAGCGCTTCGTGGCGGGGCCGCCCGGTTCCGGGCCGCGTCCGGAGCAGTTGCTGGTGGTGGCACGGACCGTCGCCTTGCCACCCCGGCTCGTGCTCGTATCGGCGCAAGTACCGCGCGAGGTACGGCGGCTGGCGCGCCAGGCACTGCTGCGGTTTGGGCGTGAGCGACCGGAGATTTTCGATCCGCTGACCATCGGCGGATTCGTTGATCCGGAAGTCGATGCGCTCCTGGCCTGTGACCAGTTGCTCGATTATGACCTTCCGACAGCGGGGCCGCTCGACTGA
- a CDS encoding efflux RND transporter permease subunit produces the protein MLKKLISFSIDHALLVLSLGAMLLVLAAYQLPQTPVDVFPELNAPTVVVMTEAPGLAADEVEQYVTFRIETAVNGIPGVRRVRSSSAIGLSIAYVEFEWGTEIYRARQLVSERLDAAREDLPPSAHAEMTPITSITGEIMLLAVSAPEGNVSDLELRAYAEFDLRNKLLAIPGIAQVTVMGGELPEYQVLVEQEKLRLYDLTIADVTDAARESHSTLSAGYLADVDSLEMPIRQSGRVRSVADIAGTVIKYQNGAPVTIGQIAEVRLGPALKRGAGADAGRPAVVMTVQKTPGTNTLKVTERVDAMLDALQPSLPAGIRVNRQIFRQADFIRLSVNNVVHALRDAGLIVTVILILFLLNVRSTIITLTAIPLSLAVGLLTLNGLGMTINVMTLGGFAVAIGSLVDDAIIDVENVFRRLKLNAAQPEHARRSKLKVIFEASNEIRPAMVFATIIIALVFLPLMFLEGIEGRFFRPLGVAFVVSILASLLVALTITPAMCRYLLHARPSQRESQDGFLVRWLKAAYEPTVRIALRRRGVVLGGAAAVTISTLWLGSTFGTSFLPAFNEGTFTLYLMGPPGTSLSASNRLARSVERQLMEIEGVRSVTRRTGRAERDEHAEPVSNSEIEVTIQPGYEKEDVQARITAVLARIPGITTNVGQPIEHRLSHILSGTPAAIAINVYGDDLDKLRAIAREIAAALKPLPGARDVAANREVLIQSLPVEYRPRELAAYGLTPASAAAQVRSAIFGVEVAEVHEGIRRYALTVRLAEHERDSVRALRNIVLRGRGGAFVRLEEVADIGPEMTSNLIARENAQRKAVVSLNVAEGYNLGHLIQQVQQQVDPLVQQHGYTVKYGGQFEAQQSASRTIWLFGGLVAVVMLILLNLAIGSFPVALLVLVNLPLALIGGILAIFVRESPDVLGNTLALFGSGHYTAPVISIASLVGFITLFGIAVRNGILLVNHYKHLVEQEGATPYEAIIRGSQERLVPILMTALTAALALVPIVLKGDKPGNEILAPLSVVILGGLLSSTFLNLVVVPAGYAAIHRVAAPGGARATETVGRATAPTTP, from the coding sequence ATGCTGAAGAAGCTGATCAGCTTCTCGATTGACCACGCTTTACTGGTGTTGTCGCTCGGTGCCATGTTGCTCGTGTTGGCCGCCTATCAGTTGCCGCAGACGCCGGTCGATGTATTCCCCGAGCTGAATGCGCCCACCGTCGTGGTCATGACCGAAGCGCCCGGCCTCGCAGCAGATGAAGTAGAGCAGTACGTCACTTTCCGCATCGAGACCGCCGTCAACGGCATTCCCGGCGTACGCCGCGTGCGTTCGTCCAGCGCGATCGGGCTGTCGATCGCCTATGTCGAGTTTGAATGGGGCACGGAAATCTACCGCGCCCGGCAACTGGTCTCCGAGCGTTTGGACGCGGCGCGGGAGGACCTGCCGCCCAGCGCACACGCCGAGATGACACCAATAACCTCCATCACCGGCGAAATCATGTTGCTGGCCGTGTCGGCGCCCGAGGGAAACGTCAGCGACCTTGAACTGCGGGCCTACGCCGAGTTCGACCTGCGCAACAAGTTGCTGGCGATCCCGGGCATCGCGCAAGTCACGGTCATGGGCGGCGAGTTGCCGGAGTACCAGGTGCTCGTCGAGCAGGAAAAACTGCGGCTGTATGACCTGACGATCGCCGACGTCACGGATGCCGCGCGCGAGTCGCACAGCACGCTGAGCGCCGGCTACCTCGCGGATGTCGACTCGCTGGAGATGCCGATCCGCCAGAGCGGACGTGTCCGCAGCGTTGCTGACATCGCGGGGACGGTGATCAAGTATCAAAACGGTGCGCCGGTCACGATCGGTCAAATCGCGGAAGTACGGCTGGGACCTGCGCTGAAGCGTGGTGCGGGCGCGGATGCCGGCCGGCCGGCAGTCGTCATGACGGTGCAGAAGACGCCCGGCACCAATACCTTGAAGGTCACCGAGCGCGTGGATGCGATGCTCGACGCGCTACAACCCAGCCTGCCCGCGGGGATCCGGGTCAATCGGCAGATATTCCGCCAGGCCGACTTCATCAGACTCTCAGTGAACAACGTCGTGCATGCGTTGCGTGACGCCGGTCTCATTGTGACGGTCATTCTCATCCTGTTCCTGCTGAATGTCCGTTCAACGATCATTACGCTGACCGCGATTCCGCTGTCGTTGGCCGTGGGTCTACTCACGCTCAACGGCCTGGGCATGACCATCAACGTCATGACACTGGGCGGCTTCGCCGTCGCGATCGGCAGTCTGGTCGATGATGCCATCATCGACGTGGAGAACGTCTTTCGCCGCTTGAAGCTGAATGCCGCGCAACCCGAACACGCGCGGCGCTCCAAGCTGAAAGTCATCTTCGAGGCCAGCAACGAGATTCGGCCTGCCATGGTGTTCGCCACGATCATCATCGCGCTGGTGTTTCTGCCGCTGATGTTTCTCGAGGGGATCGAGGGCCGCTTTTTCCGACCCCTCGGGGTCGCATTCGTCGTATCGATCCTGGCATCACTGCTGGTGGCACTCACGATTACACCGGCCATGTGCCGCTATCTGCTGCACGCCAGGCCGAGCCAGCGGGAATCACAGGACGGCTTCCTCGTGCGCTGGCTGAAGGCCGCGTACGAGCCGACCGTGCGGATCGCATTGCGACGGCGCGGGGTGGTCCTCGGCGGCGCGGCGGCCGTGACCATCAGCACGCTTTGGCTCGGCTCGACATTCGGCACCTCGTTCCTGCCGGCGTTCAACGAGGGCACTTTCACCTTGTATCTGATGGGTCCGCCGGGGACTTCACTGTCCGCCAGCAATCGCCTGGCTCGATCCGTCGAGCGTCAATTGATGGAGATCGAGGGCGTCCGTAGCGTGACCCGCCGTACCGGTCGGGCGGAGCGCGACGAGCACGCGGAGCCGGTGAGCAACTCGGAAATCGAAGTCACCATCCAACCCGGCTACGAGAAGGAAGATGTGCAGGCCAGAATCACCGCGGTGCTCGCACGGATTCCCGGCATCACAACCAATGTAGGTCAGCCGATCGAGCACCGGCTGAGTCACATCCTGTCGGGTACACCTGCAGCCATCGCAATCAACGTGTACGGCGATGACCTCGATAAGCTCCGCGCGATCGCCAGAGAGATCGCGGCCGCGCTCAAGCCGCTGCCGGGCGCACGCGATGTCGCCGCGAACCGGGAGGTGCTGATCCAGTCGCTGCCGGTCGAGTATCGCCCGCGCGAACTCGCCGCCTACGGGCTGACACCCGCGTCGGCGGCCGCTCAGGTGCGCAGTGCAATCTTCGGGGTGGAAGTGGCTGAAGTCCACGAAGGTATCCGTCGTTACGCCCTTACCGTCCGGCTGGCGGAGCATGAACGCGACAGTGTGCGCGCTCTGCGGAACATCGTACTGCGTGGTCGCGGCGGTGCCTTCGTCCGCCTCGAAGAAGTGGCCGACATCGGCCCCGAGATGACTTCCAACCTTATCGCCCGGGAGAACGCCCAGCGCAAAGCGGTCGTCTCCCTGAACGTGGCCGAAGGGTATAACCTCGGACATCTTATCCAGCAGGTGCAGCAGCAGGTCGATCCGCTCGTCCAGCAGCACGGCTACACGGTCAAATACGGCGGACAGTTCGAGGCCCAGCAGTCGGCCAGCCGAACGATCTGGCTCTTCGGAGGACTCGTGGCCGTGGTGATGCTGATTCTGCTGAACCTGGCCATCGGCTCGTTCCCAGTCGCCCTGCTGGTGCTGGTCAACCTGCCGCTGGCACTGATCGGCGGCATTCTGGCGATTTTTGTGCGCGAGTCTCCCGATGTGCTCGGCAACACGCTGGCCTTGTTCGGCAGCGGTCACTACACCGCGCCGGTCATCTCGATCGCCAGTCTCGTCGGCTTCATCACGCTGTTCGGCATCGCCGTGCGCAACGGCATCCTGCTGGTCAACCACTACAAGCACCTGGTGGAACAGGAAGGTGCTACGCCGTACGAGGCGATCATCCGCGGCTCGCAGGAACGGCTGGTGCCGATTCTGATGACGGCGCTGACGGCGGCACTCGCGCTGGTCCCGATCGTCCTCAAGGGCGACAAGCCCGGCAATGAGATCCTGGCCCCGCTCTCGGTCGTCATTCTCGGCGGCCTGCTCTCGTCAACTTTTCTGAACCTGGTCGTCGTACCCGCCGGGTACGCGGCCATCCATCGCGTAGCCGCACCGGGCGGTGCGCGCGCAACTGAAACGGTCGGCCGAGCAACCGCGCCGACCACCCCCTGA
- a CDS encoding TolC family protein yields the protein MLTTLVLVGLTGGCVSLDTGPDIQRSAAEVERAVGIPAEFLLHDVATAAETTEELLADGLTDGEAVQVALLNNPNVRAAMLSIGVSRAEFVQSALYSNPTLFLSLRFPDSGGLPDFEVNLAQNIAELWLVPARQEAAQRDLDRVVLEAARSTALVVLDVRQAYVRAALAPLRVELAADGVESATQLVEIAELRQQAGSGSEVDLNLARATKLQAVADLRNARLAAVEANAARCVNCSA from the coding sequence GTGCTGACGACTCTGGTGCTTGTCGGCCTGACCGGTGGTTGTGTTTCGCTCGATACCGGGCCTGACATTCAACGCTCAGCGGCAGAAGTCGAGCGCGCGGTTGGGATACCGGCGGAATTCCTCCTGCACGACGTGGCGACTGCGGCTGAAACTACCGAGGAGCTGCTCGCCGACGGTTTGACTGATGGCGAGGCCGTCCAGGTTGCCCTGCTCAACAACCCGAACGTGCGCGCGGCGATGCTGTCGATCGGCGTCTCCCGCGCGGAATTCGTCCAGTCAGCGTTGTACTCCAATCCGACTTTGTTCCTGTCGCTGCGGTTCCCCGACAGTGGCGGCTTACCTGATTTCGAAGTGAACCTGGCGCAGAACATTGCCGAGTTGTGGTTGGTACCCGCACGCCAGGAAGCCGCCCAGCGGGATCTCGACCGGGTGGTGCTTGAAGCTGCACGCTCGACGGCGTTAGTCGTCCTCGACGTGCGGCAGGCCTACGTGCGGGCTGCTCTGGCACCACTGCGGGTCGAATTGGCAGCGGACGGGGTCGAAAGCGCGACCCAACTGGTGGAAATCGCCGAGCTGCGTCAGCAGGCCGGATCCGGGTCGGAGGTGGACCTGAACCTGGCACGGGCCACGAAGCTGCAGGCGGTGGCGGACCTGCGGAACGCGCGGCTCGCTGCGGTGGAAGCCAACGCGGCGCGCTGTGTGAACTGCTCGGCCTAA
- a CDS encoding SDR family NAD(P)-dependent oxidoreductase yields the protein MARELRDQVIVITGASSGIGAATAVACARAGMDCVLHGRQTDRLEQVAAEVRRFGRRVTSLTGDVTEAGLNERLLDTAEREFGHFDVVFANAGYGFKKASHELTDAELRQIFEVNFFAATHLVCTAARRLIQAGRPGHLLQCSSAVARLTLRNFAAYSATKAAQHHFCRAMRMELRSQRIEVASVHPITTATNFFNRAAQYGRMTPAPDTAPHGDAPRWLVQRPETVANAVVRCLRHPRPEVWTSGVTRLAAALMTYFPRLMDVVGQRV from the coding sequence ATGGCACGCGAGCTTCGCGATCAGGTCATCGTGATCACCGGCGCCAGTAGCGGTATCGGTGCGGCCACCGCCGTGGCCTGCGCCCGCGCGGGCATGGACTGCGTACTCCACGGGCGCCAGACGGACCGCTTGGAACAGGTCGCCGCCGAGGTGCGCCGCTTCGGCCGCCGGGTCACGAGTCTCACCGGGGACGTCACCGAAGCGGGACTGAACGAGCGACTGCTCGACACGGCGGAACGTGAATTCGGGCACTTCGACGTGGTGTTCGCGAACGCTGGTTACGGATTCAAGAAGGCCTCACACGAATTGACGGACGCCGAACTGCGGCAGATTTTCGAAGTGAATTTCTTCGCGGCGACGCACCTGGTCTGCACGGCGGCGCGCCGGTTGATCCAGGCGGGGCGGCCGGGACACCTTCTTCAATGCAGCAGTGCGGTTGCCCGGCTCACGTTGCGGAACTTCGCCGCTTATTCGGCGACGAAGGCCGCGCAGCACCACTTCTGCCGGGCCATGCGGATGGAGCTGCGGTCGCAGCGGATCGAGGTCGCCTCGGTTCACCCCATCACAACCGCAACGAATTTTTTCAACCGCGCCGCACAGTACGGCCGCATGACCCCCGCGCCGGACACCGCGCCGCACGGGGATGCGCCGCGCTGGCTGGTGCAGCGTCCGGAGACCGTCGCGAACGCCGTGGTGCGGTGTCTTCGGCACCCTCGTCCGGAAGTCTGGACCAGCGGGGTGACCCGCTTGGCCGCCGCGCTGATGACGTACTTTCCACGTCTCATGGATGTGGTCGGCCAGCGCGTCTGA